A region of Diospyros lotus cultivar Yz01 chromosome 3, ASM1463336v1, whole genome shotgun sequence DNA encodes the following proteins:
- the LOC127796565 gene encoding AP2/ERF and B3 domain-containing transcription factor At1g50680-like has translation MEISCLKFWKNGNFLNQRLVLCFNLMTPLFAGLMEEEMSNMVEDAKAIAEASDWRSLGYATTHAGKCPRNDDNRPASTKFKGVVPQPNGHWGAQIYANHQRIWLGTFKTEIDAAMAYDSASMKLRNGDGYRNIPWTNTSIHEPEFQSLYSTETILNMIRNGSYPSKFSNYLKSRWSEHELGLNLTRVHGHAAGFSCRFVFQKELTPSDVGKLNRLVVPKRYAAKYFPPITEENLDGGMVDEVHLFFYDKQMKLWKFRYCFWKSSQSCVFTKGWSNFVKEKGLKANDIISFYTCQGQDEGKERQAFWVIDINYAGWCSRNANAAEGNHQAADMQMDLCSQCDLAKDDEDEQELEDPKVLLHEGLWEEPSGKKRIRLFGVEID, from the coding sequence ATGGAGATTTcttgtttaaaattttggaagaatGGCAATTTTCTTAATCAAAGACTTGTTTTGTGTTTCAATCTAATGACCCCTCTTTTCGCAGGGCTGATGGAAGAAGAGATGTCGAATATGGTTGAGGATGCCAAAGCAATTGCAGAGGCTTCAGATTGGAGGAGCCTTGGATATGCAACTACCCATGCCGGAAAGTGTCCAAGAAATGACGACAACAGACCAGCCTCAACAAAATTTAAAGGGGTTGTGCCACAGCCAAACGGCCACTGGGGGGCCCAAATCTATGCAAATCACCAGAGGATTTGGCTGGGAACCTTCAAAACCGAGATTGACGCTGCCATGGCCTACGACAGCGCATCGATGAAGCTCCGAAATGGGGATGGTTACAGAAACATTCCATGGACCAATACAAGCATTCATGAGCCTGAGTTCCAGAGCCTCTACAGTACAGAAACAATTTTGAACATGATCAGGAACGGATCCTACCCCTCCAAATTCTCGAATTATCTGAAGAGCCGGTGGTCGGAACACGAACTAGGTCTCAATCTAACGAGGGTGCATGGGCATGCAGCAGGTTTCTCTTGCAGGTTTGTATTCCAGAAGGAACTAACCCCAAGTGATGTGGGGAAGCTCAATAGGCTTGTCGTGCCCAAGAGATACGCGGCTAAGTATTTCCCTCCTATTACAGAAGAGAATTTGGATGGAGGAATGGTGGATGAGGTGCACCTCTTCTTCTATGACAAGCAAATGAAGCTATGGAAATTTCGTTACTGCTTCTGGAAGAGTAGCCAGAGTTGTGTCTTCACAAAAGGTTGGAGCAACTTTGTGAAGGAAAAGGGATTGAAGGCAAATGACATCATTTCTTTCTACACATGCCAGGGTCAAGATGAGGGGAAAGAAAGGCAGGCTTTCTGGGTGATTGACATCAATTATGCTGGGTGGTGTTCAAGAAACGCTAACGCGGCTGAGGGGAACCACCAAGCTGCCGATATGCAAATGGATCTATGTTCTCAATGCGATTTAGCTAAGGATGACGAGGATGAACAAGAGTTGGAAGATCCTAAGGTACTACTGCATGAAGGGTTGTGGGAAGAACCGAGTGGGAAGAAAAGAATTAGACTTTTTGGGGTTGAGATTGATTGA
- the LOC127796566 gene encoding agamous-like MADS-box protein MADS4 yields the protein MGRGRVELKRIENKINRQVTFAKRRNGLLKKAYELSVLCDAEVALIIFSNRGKLYEFCSSSSMLKTLERYQKCNYGAPEPNVSAREALELSSQQEYLRLKARYEALQRTQRNLLGEDLGPLNSKELESLERQLDMSLKQIRATRTQYMLDQLTELQRKEHALNEANKSLRQRLLEGNQIHSIQWNPSAQDVGYSRQAAQPQDDAFFHPLDCEPTLQIGYQTDPITVAAAAAAAAGPSVNNYMTGWLP from the exons ATGGGGAGAGGTAGGGTTGAACTGAAGAGGATAGAGAACAAGATCAACAGGCAAGTGACCTTCGCTAAGCGAAGGAATGGCCTTTTGAAGAAAGCTTACGAGCTTTCGGTTCTTTGTGATGCTGAGGTCGCTCTGATCATCTTCTCCAATAGAGGAAAGCTGTACGAGTTTTGCAGTAGCTCCAG CATGCTCAAAACCCTTGAAAGGTACCAAAAATGCAACTATGGAGCACCAGAACCAAACGTATCCGCAAGGGAGGCCCTG GAGTTGAGTAGCCAACAGGAGTATTTGAGACTTAAAGCACGTTATGAAGCCCTTCAACGAACCCAAAG GAATCTCCTGGGCGAGGATCTTGGCCCCCTCAACAGCAAGGAGCTCGAGTCGCTCGAAAGGCAGCTCGATATGTCATTGAAGCAGATTCGAGCTACCCGG ACCCAATACATGCTGGATCAGCTGACCGAACTTCAAAGAAAG GAACATGCACTTAATGAAGCCAACAAGAGCTTGAGACAAAGA CTGTTGGAAGGAAACCAAATACATTCAATCCAATGGAATCCAAGTGCACAAGATGTAGGCTACAGCCGACAAGCAGCTCAGCCTCAGGACGATGCCTTCTTTCATCCCTTAGACTGTGAACCCACATTACAGATTGG GTACCAAACCGATCCAATAacggtggcggcggcggcggcggccgcGGCAGGGCCGAGCGTGAATAACTACATGACAGGATGGTTGCCgtga